In Dyadobacter subterraneus, a single genomic region encodes these proteins:
- a CDS encoding glycoside hydrolase family 2 protein has protein sequence MSAAENHINYGLSKSREEGFDDNADALPRAVIRPNDYMLLDGEWKFSHDILDKGLSENWFVSHHYDQTAHWPGSVEQHIASALKSEKPWQDKVVVWYEREFTLPKTEAKGNANALMQLSFGACGYETQVWLNGFALITIEGEEKHLGEYTSFSYELDEKMLRPINRITVRIESSMDADITRGKQESYVYKRGGIWYQTYTGAVRSIWIETVERNRLRSRVGVVSSVEDNLVRFNLTTRISDPGSYKIRLKVYDDKEDKANPVAEDEYPLMLQAGQKSQRVVLRIPDAKLWSIENPHQYRLVAQLVDENDYAAEIETRFGLRKIEARGCCLYLNNKPVYLDGILYQPGASTYEQIRKHMYAMKELGCNLVRIHIAGVDPRIYKLADKIGMLLWVEVPSPHQSSQKSRTNHRSELFRMLALIGTHPSIIIWSLYNEDWGAQDIATNPETRQYIIDTYHYMQLAYPQFLVVDNDGWQHISFEGRLKSDLLTAHLYTSDLQRWNQVLDELSAGELDRVAAFPLVVGDPFFYRNQVPLIVSEWGGFGFDNYGGPKDDDDRADLIRKFKQELRNRSFAGDIYTQATNIEDEKNGLLDAETGNLNVPAGLLNTQQNQIEYPGNQAD, from the coding sequence ATGAGCGCAGCAGAGAATCACATTAATTACGGACTTTCAAAATCAAGAGAAGAGGGATTTGACGATAATGCGGACGCGCTTCCGAGGGCAGTTATACGTCCCAATGATTATATGTTACTGGATGGCGAATGGAAATTTTCCCATGATATTCTTGATAAAGGGCTATCGGAAAACTGGTTTGTAAGTCACCATTATGATCAGACAGCGCACTGGCCCGGAAGTGTGGAGCAGCACATAGCCAGCGCTTTAAAATCTGAAAAACCATGGCAGGATAAAGTTGTGGTTTGGTATGAACGGGAATTTACTCTGCCAAAAACAGAAGCAAAGGGCAATGCAAATGCTCTGATGCAGCTTTCTTTTGGGGCCTGCGGCTATGAAACACAGGTTTGGCTTAACGGATTTGCCCTTATTACCATTGAGGGAGAAGAGAAACATTTGGGCGAGTACACCTCATTTTCTTATGAACTGGATGAAAAAATGCTAAGGCCTATTAACAGGATTACGGTCAGGATTGAAAGTTCAATGGACGCTGATATTACCCGCGGAAAACAGGAATCATATGTTTATAAACGTGGCGGAATCTGGTACCAGACCTACACCGGAGCGGTACGAAGCATATGGATTGAAACCGTAGAAAGAAACAGGCTTCGTTCCAGGGTCGGGGTTGTCAGCAGCGTGGAAGATAATCTGGTCCGTTTTAATCTGACCACGCGCATTTCAGATCCTGGCTCGTATAAGATTCGTTTGAAGGTTTATGATGATAAAGAAGACAAGGCGAATCCTGTGGCCGAAGATGAATATCCTCTGATGCTTCAGGCGGGACAAAAATCCCAGCGCGTTGTTTTGAGAATCCCGGATGCAAAGCTTTGGTCGATCGAGAATCCGCATCAGTACCGGTTGGTCGCCCAACTCGTTGATGAAAATGATTATGCCGCAGAAATTGAAACAAGATTTGGCCTGAGAAAAATTGAAGCGCGCGGCTGCTGTCTTTATCTGAACAACAAACCTGTGTATTTGGATGGAATCCTGTATCAGCCTGGCGCTTCGACCTATGAACAGATCCGGAAACACATGTATGCGATGAAGGAGCTTGGTTGTAATCTGGTCAGAATTCACATTGCCGGCGTTGATCCCAGGATATATAAACTGGCCGATAAAATCGGGATGCTGCTTTGGGTCGAAGTTCCCAGTCCGCATCAATCCAGCCAGAAAAGCAGGACAAACCACCGTAGTGAATTATTCCGGATGCTTGCCTTGATCGGCACACATCCGTCAATAATTATATGGAGTCTGTACAACGAAGACTGGGGTGCCCAGGATATTGCCACAAACCCGGAAACCAGACAATACATTATCGATACCTATCATTACATGCAGCTTGCCTATCCGCAGTTTCTTGTCGTGGACAACGATGGCTGGCAGCACATTTCGTTTGAAGGCAGATTAAAATCTGATTTGCTGACGGCTCATTTGTATACCTCGGATCTGCAAAGATGGAACCAGGTTCTTGATGAGCTTTCAGCAGGGGAACTTGACCGTGTAGCTGCATTTCCACTGGTTGTGGGCGACCCATTCTTTTACCGCAATCAGGTTCCACTGATTGTCAGCGAATGGGGAGGTTTTGGTTTTGATAATTATGGCGGCCCGAAAGATGATGATGACCGTGCTGATCTGATCAGAAAATTTAAACAGGAGTTAAGAAACAGATCTTTTGCAGGAGATATTTACACACAGGCAACCAATATTGAAGATGAGAAAAACGGGTTGCTTGATGCTGAAACTGGAAATTTAAATGTTCCGGCAGGACTTTTAAATACGCAGCAGAATCAAATTGAGTATCCCGGAAACCAAGCAGATTAA
- a CDS encoding alpha/beta hydrolase: MKKSILAIILCFLSYQIFAQTSLQKDLSLSYLVSQPKPKTVKPKVIILLHGYGSNEADLFELKNVLPDNFIIVSARAPFTIAPNAFQWYGNENVNGVKKESAKDLKTSTDLIKAFIKEIVKKYNADASQVYLAGFSQGAMMSYQVGLTAPELLRGIAPLSGRIFDSLKPEIKSAAAFKNFKIFIGHGTADDRVPYASATQAVSFLKGKNINATLHSYQSLPHSISEQELKDLVDWLNEK, from the coding sequence GTGAAAAAATCAATTCTTGCCATTATCCTTTGTTTCCTGTCTTACCAGATTTTCGCGCAGACTTCACTCCAAAAAGATTTATCATTATCCTATCTGGTAAGCCAGCCAAAGCCGAAAACTGTAAAACCGAAAGTGATTATTTTGCTGCATGGTTACGGAAGCAATGAGGCGGATCTGTTTGAATTGAAAAATGTACTTCCTGATAATTTTATAATTGTTTCAGCCAGAGCTCCCTTCACAATAGCACCGAATGCTTTTCAATGGTATGGCAATGAAAATGTTAACGGGGTTAAAAAGGAAAGTGCAAAGGATCTGAAAACCAGTACGGATCTGATCAAGGCTTTCATCAAAGAAATTGTTAAGAAATATAATGCCGATGCTTCCCAGGTTTATCTGGCAGGATTCAGCCAGGGAGCCATGATGAGTTACCAGGTCGGTCTTACCGCACCAGAACTTTTAAGAGGAATAGCGCCACTGAGCGGAAGGATTTTTGATTCTTTAAAACCTGAGATCAAATCCGCAGCTGCGTTTAAGAACTTCAAAATTTTCATTGGGCATGGTACTGCGGATGACAGAGTTCCTTACGCTTCGGCTACACAGGCGGTTTCTTTTCTTAAAGGTAAAAATATCAACGCCACGCTTCATTCCTATCAAAGCCTGCCGCATTCGATAAGCGAGCAGGAACTAAAAGATCTGGTGGATTGGCTCAATGAAAAATGA
- a CDS encoding oxidoreductase yields MDENNVPVWLITGCSTGFGRELAKLVLARGWKAVITARKIDQIHDIAVGFEENTLALELDVTSKEQIESVVSKAEKTFGKIDVLVNNAGYGYFTSIEEGEDDQIKAQFDTNVFGLIHMTQAVLPVMRKNKKGHIINFSSIGGLVGFTATGYYHATKFAVEGLSESLAQEVAPLGIKVIIVEPGPFRTDWAGRSLVETPVKIQDYFDTVASRIEASKKRSGQQQGDPVRGAEAIITAVLSESTNLRLLLGKPALDMAYEKLEKMKANFDAWKELTLSADFPE; encoded by the coding sequence ATGGACGAAAATAATGTTCCTGTTTGGCTGATCACCGGTTGCTCAACAGGATTTGGAAGAGAGTTGGCCAAGTTAGTCTTAGCCCGGGGCTGGAAAGCAGTTATTACGGCAAGAAAAATAGATCAGATTCACGATATCGCAGTTGGGTTTGAAGAAAATACGCTGGCTTTGGAACTGGATGTAACAAGTAAAGAGCAGATCGAGTCTGTCGTTTCCAAGGCCGAAAAGACTTTTGGTAAAATTGATGTGCTTGTCAATAATGCCGGCTACGGTTATTTTACAAGCATTGAAGAGGGGGAAGACGACCAGATTAAAGCACAATTTGATACCAACGTTTTTGGATTGATACACATGACGCAGGCGGTTCTGCCGGTGATGCGTAAAAACAAAAAAGGTCATATCATCAATTTTTCTTCAATCGGTGGTCTGGTTGGTTTTACAGCGACGGGATATTATCACGCGACTAAATTTGCAGTAGAAGGACTTTCGGAGTCGCTGGCTCAGGAGGTCGCTCCGTTGGGTATAAAGGTAATTATTGTAGAACCCGGGCCCTTCCGGACAGACTGGGCCGGAAGATCACTGGTCGAAACGCCGGTAAAAATCCAGGATTATTTTGATACCGTGGCCAGCCGGATCGAAGCCAGTAAAAAACGCAGCGGACAGCAGCAGGGCGATCCTGTCAGAGGTGCTGAGGCGATCATTACCGCAGTTTTATCCGAATCCACTAATCTGCGTTTACTGCTTGGTAAGCCAGCGCTTGATATGGCTTATGAAAAACTGGAAAAAATGAAGGCGAATTTTGATGCATGGAAAGAATTGACGCTAAGTGCTGATTTTCCTGAATAA
- a CDS encoding serine O-acetyltransferase, which yields MSNNTNTQSLISLLRQTHNAEWEATPSSHDAIAWLNDLVQFLFPSNHLPKKSSYEGILKKNQIDLENILLSYLEPSGLDIVGVVSDFYNSLENIYQNLRLDASKIYEYDPAATSVNEVIVSYPGFYAITVYRIAHKLTQLNIPVLPRIVSEYAHGKTGVDIHPNAQIGVPFMIDHGTGIVIGETTVIGKNVSIYQGVTLGALQVAKDLADIKRHPTVEDNVIIYARTTILGGDTVIGKDSIIGGSVFLTKSIEPNSQVFNTHQLRITNREISAETNNSNGL from the coding sequence ATGAGCAATAATACCAATACGCAGTCGCTGATTAGTCTTTTGAGGCAAACACATAACGCAGAATGGGAAGCAACTCCTTCTTCGCATGATGCGATTGCCTGGCTGAATGATCTTGTCCAGTTTCTTTTTCCAAGTAATCATTTGCCCAAAAAGTCTTCTTATGAAGGTATTTTAAAGAAAAACCAGATTGATCTTGAAAATATTTTGCTGAGTTATCTTGAACCTTCGGGACTGGATATTGTCGGCGTGGTCAGTGATTTTTACAACTCGCTCGAAAATATTTACCAGAATTTAAGGCTCGACGCCAGTAAAATCTATGAATATGATCCGGCTGCGACCAGTGTGAATGAAGTAATTGTTTCCTATCCCGGATTTTACGCCATCACGGTTTACCGTATTGCGCACAAGCTGACACAGCTCAATATTCCTGTTCTGCCGCGTATTGTCAGTGAATATGCGCATGGAAAAACCGGGGTTGATATCCACCCGAATGCTCAGATTGGGGTGCCCTTTATGATCGACCATGGGACTGGTATCGTGATTGGCGAAACTACGGTGATCGGCAAAAATGTTAGTATTTATCAAGGTGTAACCCTGGGGGCTTTGCAGGTTGCCAAAGATCTTGCAGATATCAAAAGGCATCCGACTGTTGAAGATAACGTGATCATTTACGCCCGGACAACGATTCTTGGCGGCGATACGGTCATTGGAAAGGACAGTATTATTGGTGGAAGCGTATTTCTTACCAAAAGTATAGAGCCCAATTCCCAGGTTTTTAATACGCACCAGTTAAGAATTACGAATCGGGAGATTTCGGCTGAAACGAATAATAGCAATGGGTTGTAA
- a CDS encoding family 2A encapsulin nanocompartment cargo protein cysteine desulfurase produces the protein MSINTNQFPAGGDISGLPDTAELEKLANELFSLLPNEMPKANFSPDLADHPRLEKSLNLVHDRLPSLFTKGEGFNVNNPQTSLPDPHFPVERTPASGFGASPSALRPGSELILNQPVSPNSITTNTDYPGLDHKQPSVAGSGISPSAAHQGNAVNLQDPQTSFPDPNVGSSVGLGHVPHSVAGKGVSPSVIQNGPDYAASFPFSPDTAFEPDLNNLWSTINTFKSTPQIPVIPGTGGAQYYFLQGAGFKGNDPFSVNQNPASQLNGKTFPHIQNGAAGAPFDVNLIKKDFPILQEHVNGRPLIWLDNAATTQKPKSVIDRITYFYEHENSNIHRAAHELAARATDAYESARKKVQAFLNAGSINEIIFVRGATEAINLVAKTWGEQNLNAGDEIIVSNLEHHANIVPWQQLAAKKGLKLRVIPVDDDGQILLDEYAKLLNPKTKLVSFTQVSNALGTVTPAKQIVDMAHQAGAKVLVDGAQSVSHLRSDVRALNCDWFVFSGHKVFGPTGIGVLYGKEDLLNETQPWQGGGNMIQDVTFEHTKFHDAPNRFEAGTGNIADAVGLGAAIDYVKKIGIDVIHQYEHYLLVYATNLMKDIPGLRLIGTAPDKASVLSFVFAGYKTEEVGAALNNEGIAVRSGHHCAQPILRRFGVETTVRPSLAFYNTCSDVDVLVETLYRLRGAKR, from the coding sequence ATGAGTATAAATACTAATCAATTTCCTGCTGGCGGAGATATTTCCGGTTTGCCGGACACAGCCGAATTGGAAAAACTGGCTAACGAGCTTTTTTCATTGCTTCCCAATGAAATGCCCAAAGCCAATTTTTCTCCGGATCTTGCTGACCATCCCAGGCTGGAAAAGTCGCTTAACCTTGTTCATGACAGACTTCCTTCTTTATTTACCAAAGGAGAAGGGTTCAATGTGAACAATCCGCAGACGAGTTTGCCTGATCCGCATTTTCCAGTGGAAAGAACGCCTGCGTCTGGTTTTGGAGCTTCGCCATCGGCTTTGCGTCCTGGAAGTGAATTAATTTTGAATCAGCCGGTTAGTCCAAATAGTATCACAACAAACACAGATTATCCGGGTCTTGATCACAAGCAGCCTTCTGTTGCCGGAAGTGGAATTTCACCATCTGCCGCGCATCAGGGAAATGCCGTTAATTTGCAAGATCCGCAAACCAGCTTTCCTGATCCGAATGTTGGATCTTCTGTTGGTTTGGGACATGTTCCTCATTCTGTTGCAGGAAAAGGCGTTTCTCCATCTGTTATTCAAAATGGCCCGGATTATGCGGCTTCATTTCCTTTTTCGCCAGATACCGCGTTCGAGCCGGATTTGAATAATCTGTGGTCAACAATTAATACTTTTAAAAGCACACCGCAAATTCCAGTAATTCCCGGAACAGGCGGTGCGCAGTATTACTTTTTGCAAGGTGCAGGTTTCAAGGGAAATGATCCGTTTAGTGTGAATCAAAACCCGGCTTCGCAGCTGAATGGAAAAACATTTCCGCATATTCAGAATGGGGCAGCAGGTGCTCCCTTTGACGTAAATCTGATCAAAAAGGATTTTCCGATTTTGCAGGAACACGTTAATGGCCGCCCGTTGATCTGGCTGGACAACGCAGCCACAACACAGAAACCGAAATCAGTCATTGACAGGATCACTTATTTTTACGAACATGAAAATTCTAACATCCACCGCGCTGCCCATGAACTGGCTGCACGAGCGACGGATGCTTATGAAAGTGCGCGTAAGAAAGTTCAGGCTTTTCTGAATGCTGGCTCTATCAATGAGATAATTTTTGTCCGCGGTGCGACCGAAGCCATCAATCTTGTTGCAAAAACCTGGGGTGAACAAAACCTGAATGCAGGCGATGAGATCATTGTCAGCAATCTGGAACATCATGCTAATATTGTGCCCTGGCAGCAGCTTGCTGCTAAAAAAGGTCTGAAACTTCGGGTCATTCCGGTGGATGACGACGGACAGATCCTGCTTGATGAATATGCCAAATTGTTGAATCCAAAAACAAAACTGGTTTCTTTTACCCAGGTGTCCAATGCGCTTGGTACGGTTACGCCGGCCAAACAAATTGTTGACATGGCACATCAGGCGGGCGCCAAAGTATTGGTGGATGGAGCTCAGTCTGTTTCCCATTTGCGCTCTGATGTGCGGGCTTTGAACTGCGACTGGTTTGTTTTTTCAGGCCACAAAGTTTTTGGCCCAACTGGTATCGGTGTGCTTTATGGAAAAGAGGATTTGTTGAACGAAACCCAGCCATGGCAGGGTGGAGGAAATATGATTCAGGACGTAACATTTGAGCATACCAAATTTCACGATGCACCAAACCGTTTTGAAGCGGGAACAGGAAACATCGCGGATGCTGTCGGACTAGGTGCTGCCATTGATTATGTCAAGAAAATCGGAATTGACGTCATTCATCAGTATGAGCATTATCTTCTGGTGTATGCTACAAATCTGATGAAAGATATTCCGGGACTTCGTTTAATTGGTACTGCGCCGGATAAAGCGTCGGTTTTATCTTTTGTTTTTGCAGGTTATAAAACAGAAGAGGTAGGTGCAGCGTTAAACAATGAGGGAATAGCGGTCCGCTCGGGACACCACTGCGCGCAGCCTATTTTAAGAAGATTTGGTGTGGAAACTACGGTTCGCCCGTCACTTGCTTTTTACAATACCTGCTCGGATGTGGATGTACTGGTTGAAACATTATATCGTCTCAGAGGCGCCAAAAGATAA
- a CDS encoding family 2A encapsulin nanocompartment shell protein, which produces MPKLNEKQTALGDVAARQLAIATRTVPQMGAITPRWLTHLLNWIPVESGVYRLNKVKDGSTAEVDCSGRDERELPHTFIDYVENPREYNLNAVNTVLDVHTRVSDLYSKPYNQISEQLRLTIESIKERQESELINNEEYGLLHSIAPSQRISTRNGAPTPDDLDELISKVWKEPGFFLLHPKAIAAFGRECTRKGVPPPTVSLFGSQFITWRGIPLFPSDKLPIENGKTKILLLRTGESRQGVVGLYQPGLPGEQSPGLSVRFMGINDKAIASYLVSLYCSLAVLVDDAIAVLEDVEIGNYHEYKY; this is translated from the coding sequence ATGCCAAAATTAAACGAAAAGCAAACTGCATTAGGTGACGTAGCAGCCAGGCAGTTAGCCATCGCAACGCGTACTGTTCCCCAGATGGGCGCAATCACTCCGCGTTGGCTGACTCATTTATTGAACTGGATTCCTGTTGAATCAGGTGTTTATCGCCTTAACAAGGTGAAAGATGGCAGCACAGCCGAGGTTGATTGTTCAGGACGTGACGAGCGCGAACTTCCTCATACTTTTATTGATTACGTTGAAAATCCACGTGAGTATAATCTGAATGCCGTTAACACGGTTTTGGATGTGCATACAAGGGTTTCGGATTTATATAGCAAGCCTTACAACCAGATCAGCGAGCAGCTTCGCCTGACGATTGAAAGCATTAAAGAACGCCAGGAAAGTGAGCTGATCAATAACGAAGAATACGGTTTATTGCACAGCATCGCACCTTCTCAAAGAATTTCTACAAGAAACGGAGCGCCAACACCGGATGATCTGGATGAGCTTATTTCGAAAGTCTGGAAAGAGCCGGGTTTCTTTTTGCTTCATCCCAAAGCAATTGCCGCCTTTGGCCGCGAGTGTACCCGCAAAGGCGTACCACCGCCGACGGTTTCTCTTTTCGGATCACAGTTTATTACATGGAGAGGTATTCCGCTTTTCCCTTCTGATAAATTACCGATCGAAAATGGTAAAACTAAAATTTTACTTCTTCGTACAGGCGAAAGTCGCCAGGGCGTCGTAGGACTTTATCAGCCGGGTCTGCCGGGCGAACAGTCTCCCGGGTTATCGGTACGCTTCATGGGTATTAACGACAAAGCAATTGCGTCTTATCTTGTTTCCCTTTACTGCTCGCTTGCGGTTTTGGTGGATGATGCGATTGCCGTACTTGAAGACGTAGAAATAGGAAACTATCATGAGTATAAATACTAA
- a CDS encoding sulfatase family protein: protein MRLVSRVAVIFILFFSSYLVTNGQVSNRKAKPNIVIIMADDLDSKQLSCYGGQNIQTKNIDALAKNGLKFNHIYTSEAMCVPTRASLFTGLYPVRNGAFQNHKPVYDNLQSVGHYLADLGYRVGLTGKDHVTKPKSVFPFDIINGFEPNCVSATDDYQLEDVKKYITQDEKPYCLFVMSINPHMPWTVGDSTEFDPDKLILPKNWVDTKTTRRQFVKYLAEVRRLDDQVGDITKLLKETRQDKNTIVMFLGEQGAQFPGAKWNLWDAGQKSSMLVQWPENVKPSSQTDALVQYEDITPTLIDIAGGKPVSGLDGKSFLPVVLGKTKDAREYTYSIHNNIPEGDPYPIRSIRDKRFKLILNLTADKDYYNRFMMNPKSTDRNSVWFSWTAEIGKDPQAEKITNRFVKRPPVEFYDTTKDPWEFNNLASDPAYQKIIEKFKEKLYAWMKQQGDKGAEIDMVYNKKP from the coding sequence ATGAGATTAGTCAGTAGAGTAGCAGTAATTTTTATATTGTTTTTCAGCAGTTATCTGGTAACCAACGGTCAGGTTTCAAATCGGAAAGCCAAGCCAAATATTGTCATTATCATGGCCGATGATCTGGATAGCAAACAGCTAAGCTGTTACGGCGGGCAAAATATTCAAACTAAAAACATCGACGCGCTGGCGAAAAATGGTTTGAAATTCAATCATATCTACACCTCGGAAGCCATGTGTGTTCCTACGCGGGCTTCGCTGTTTACAGGTTTATATCCGGTCAGAAATGGCGCATTTCAAAATCATAAACCGGTTTATGACAACCTGCAAAGTGTCGGTCATTACCTGGCTGATCTTGGTTACCGCGTCGGACTTACCGGAAAGGATCATGTGACCAAGCCAAAATCTGTTTTTCCTTTTGATATCATCAATGGTTTTGAACCTAACTGCGTTTCGGCCACTGATGATTACCAGCTTGAAGATGTAAAAAAATACATCACTCAGGATGAAAAACCATATTGTCTTTTTGTGATGAGTATTAATCCGCATATGCCCTGGACGGTTGGTGATTCGACAGAATTTGATCCGGATAAATTAATTCTTCCCAAAAACTGGGTTGATACCAAAACCACACGCAGACAATTTGTCAAATATCTGGCAGAAGTAAGAAGACTTGATGACCAGGTTGGTGATATCACAAAACTGCTGAAAGAGACCCGACAGGATAAAAATACAATTGTCATGTTTCTGGGAGAGCAAGGCGCACAATTTCCCGGAGCCAAATGGAATTTGTGGGATGCAGGTCAAAAAAGTTCTATGCTTGTGCAGTGGCCTGAAAATGTGAAACCGTCTTCTCAAACAGATGCATTGGTTCAGTATGAAGATATTACGCCAACACTGATCGATATAGCCGGTGGAAAACCGGTTTCAGGTCTTGACGGTAAAAGTTTTTTGCCGGTCGTTCTCGGGAAAACAAAAGATGCCAGGGAATATACTTACAGTATCCATAATAATATTCCGGAGGGTGATCCGTACCCGATCCGAAGTATCCGCGACAAACGTTTTAAACTGATTTTAAATCTTACGGCTGATAAAGATTATTACAACCGCTTTATGATGAACCCCAAAAGCACGGATCGTAATTCTGTCTGGTTTTCATGGACTGCCGAGATTGGGAAAGATCCGCAGGCTGAAAAAATCACAAACCGTTTTGTAAAAAGACCGCCCGTAGAATTTTACGATACAACGAAAGATCCCTGGGAATTCAATAACCTGGCCAGTGATCCGGCTTATCAAAAAATAATTGAGAAATTCAAAGAAAAACTATACGCCTGGATGAAACAGCAGGGTGATAAAGGAGCGGAAATTGATATGGTCTACAACAAAAAACCATAA
- a CDS encoding FG-GAP repeat domain-containing protein, with amino-acid sequence MKGFKETNRHFSFCKFILAVIAVTYLTLSAQTQSTAIWKRHAIDNSLKGADGVRFEDANGDGLQDIVTGWEQSGLVRIYFNPGKTQVKSKWNYVTVGLAPNVEDAVLVDLDGDGSKDVISSCEGNTMRVNVHWAPAPGKNYSDSTLWKTEIFPVTEGKFQWMFAVPQQIDGVNGVDLILGGKKDSDKFPQPYIGWLKAPKNPRKLSEWQWIPLAKVSWVMSILIADINGDKQPDIFYSDRKQIPQGVKWLENPGKPAINGKWKNHIVGDSTHIVKFMDLNDLDSDGKEDAVVVTEDDQIHFYKKLDNKGLHWEKHVIDYPDNVGGGKAVTVADVDQDGKKDLVISCEGAKGGKSGVYYLRYVNSVFDKKWQRNEISGPEGIKYDLIPAFDFDQDGDLDFVSTEENNNSAGGFGGLGIIWYENPLK; translated from the coding sequence ATGAAAGGGTTCAAAGAAACAAACCGGCATTTTAGCTTCTGCAAATTCATTTTGGCAGTAATTGCGGTAACATATCTGACTCTTTCGGCTCAGACGCAAAGCACTGCAATCTGGAAAAGACATGCGATTGATAACAGTCTTAAAGGTGCTGACGGTGTGCGTTTTGAAGATGCCAATGGCGATGGATTACAGGATATTGTAACAGGCTGGGAGCAGAGCGGTCTTGTTCGTATTTATTTTAATCCAGGCAAAACCCAGGTTAAATCAAAGTGGAATTACGTAACAGTAGGCCTGGCTCCCAATGTGGAGGATGCCGTTTTGGTTGATTTGGATGGTGATGGTTCCAAAGACGTGATCAGCAGCTGCGAGGGAAATACCATGCGCGTGAATGTGCACTGGGCGCCTGCGCCAGGGAAGAATTATTCAGATTCCACGCTTTGGAAAACGGAGATTTTTCCGGTTACCGAAGGTAAATTTCAATGGATGTTTGCCGTGCCGCAGCAAATTGACGGAGTCAACGGAGTTGATCTGATTCTGGGCGGAAAGAAGGATAGTGACAAGTTTCCGCAGCCTTACATCGGCTGGCTGAAAGCACCGAAAAACCCAAGAAAATTATCCGAATGGCAGTGGATTCCTCTGGCAAAAGTAAGCTGGGTTATGTCCATTTTAATTGCTGATATCAATGGTGATAAACAGCCTGACATTTTTTATTCTGACCGGAAGCAAATTCCGCAAGGCGTTAAATGGCTTGAAAATCCTGGCAAACCTGCTATAAATGGAAAGTGGAAAAACCATATCGTTGGCGATAGTACACATATCGTAAAGTTTATGGACCTGAACGATCTTGATTCTGATGGAAAGGAAGATGCCGTTGTTGTAACAGAAGATGACCAGATTCATTTTTATAAAAAACTTGATAATAAGGGTCTGCACTGGGAAAAACATGTGATCGATTATCCTGACAATGTGGGTGGAGGAAAAGCTGTTACTGTGGCTGATGTGGATCAGGACGGAAAAAAAGACCTGGTAATTTCCTGCGAGGGTGCAAAGGGTGGAAAATCCGGGGTGTACTATCTTCGGTATGTTAATTCTGTTTTTGATAAAAAATGGCAGCGAAATGAAATCAGCGGTCCTGAGGGTATTAAATATGACCTGATTCCTGCTTTTGATTTTGATCAGGATGGAGATCTTGATTTTGTTTCAACCGAAGAAAATAATAATTCAGCCGGAGGTTTCGGCGGACTGGGGATTATCTGGTATGAAAATCCTTTAAAATAA